A portion of the Thermosipho africanus Ob7 genome contains these proteins:
- a CDS encoding cell division protein ZapA — MIKKRFNINGRNYIVESDSDEKILDYIEKRIKELNEKYEELSSTDERLLVMLCELIEREYYLTEKINEILKRLNDLEERSLEDRSI; from the coding sequence ATGATCAAGAAAAGGTTTAATATTAACGGAAGAAACTATATTGTTGAATCTGATTCAGATGAAAAAATTTTAGATTACATTGAAAAAAGAATTAAAGAGCTAAATGAAAAATATGAAGAGCTTTCATCTACCGATGAAAGACTTTTGGTAATGTTGTGTGAATTAATTGAGAGAGAGTATTATTTAACGGAAAAGATTAACGAAATTTTGAAAAGGTTGAATGATCTGGAGGAAAGAAGCCTTGAAGATAGGTCTATTTGA
- a CDS encoding type III pantothenate kinase produces MLLLFDVGNTHTTIALTKDGKSFDIKRVSTHSIQTEDELYVFLKMFYRNDFKDIVVSSVVPNINYIFEFFAEKYLNKKAIFVSAKEYNEIIWNVNTPEEIGADRVVDVIAASRDYGKDAIVVDFGTAITIEVLKENRYEGGVIIPGFNMMVNALFKGTAKLPKVELKPSDTFVGKDTGSNIRIGVINTILGGIDYTIERIKSDYDLKSAPIIYTGGQSKLIREYLKKDIIYDLELGLRGIYYFYENIAC; encoded by the coding sequence GTGCTCTTACTTTTTGATGTGGGAAATACACATACAACAATTGCCTTAACAAAGGATGGAAAATCATTTGATATTAAAAGGGTTTCTACACATTCCATCCAAACAGAGGATGAATTGTATGTATTTTTAAAGATGTTTTATAGAAATGATTTTAAAGATATAGTGGTTTCTTCGGTAGTACCGAATATAAACTATATATTTGAATTTTTTGCAGAAAAATATTTAAATAAAAAGGCTATATTTGTTAGTGCTAAAGAGTATAATGAAATTATTTGGAATGTAAATACTCCAGAGGAGATAGGAGCAGATAGAGTTGTTGATGTAATTGCTGCTAGCAGAGATTATGGAAAAGATGCAATAGTTGTTGATTTTGGGACAGCAATTACAATAGAAGTATTAAAAGAGAACAGATATGAAGGTGGAGTAATAATTCCAGGATTTAATATGATGGTTAATGCGCTTTTTAAAGGAACCGCTAAATTACCAAAGGTTGAATTAAAACCTTCAGATACTTTTGTTGGAAAAGATACCGGATCAAATATTAGAATCGGGGTTATAAATACAATTCTTGGAGGTATAGATTATACTATTGAAAGAATAAAAAGTGATTATGATTTGAAAAGCGCTCCTATAATATACACAGGAGGTCAATCAAAACTTATAAGGGAATATTTGAAAAAAGATATAATTTACGACTTAGAACTCGGACTTAGGGGGATTTATTACTTTTATGAAAATATTGCTTGTTAA
- the rapZ gene encoding RNase adapter RapZ, whose translation MKNLIILTGLSGAGKSTALGLLEDMGFYCIDNLPINLVETILPVISMNVDNIAFVLDARSENFERIDEILNNLKKKYASNLKVIFLTAKDAIIINRFAHTRRNHPLLKRVNSLEKAIQLEREILTKALEFSDIVIDTSNLNPHQLREKLVEILGSVKKKFLVRILSFGFKYGLPLDVDFIFDVRFFPNPFYIKDLREKSGRDEKVKEFLYNTQGVKEYIEMIKNVVDFALKRYENEGRMELSIGIGCTGGQHRSVFFAEELASIYRQRYEVLLEHRDVK comes from the coding sequence TTGAAAAACCTAATTATTCTGACAGGGTTGTCGGGCGCTGGTAAAAGTACAGCTTTAGGTTTACTTGAAGATATGGGATTTTATTGTATAGATAATCTTCCCATAAATTTGGTTGAAACAATTTTACCAGTAATATCTATGAATGTAGACAACATTGCTTTTGTCTTAGATGCTAGAAGCGAAAATTTTGAACGTATTGATGAGATTTTAAATAATTTAAAGAAGAAATATGCTAGTAATCTGAAGGTCATTTTTTTAACTGCAAAAGATGCGATTATAATTAACAGGTTTGCCCACACTAGAAGGAATCATCCTCTTCTTAAGAGAGTAAATTCTCTTGAAAAAGCAATACAGCTTGAAAGGGAAATTTTAACAAAAGCTTTAGAATTTTCCGACATAGTAATCGATACTTCTAATTTGAATCCACATCAGCTTAGAGAAAAATTAGTGGAAATATTAGGTAGTGTTAAAAAGAAATTTTTGGTAAGAATTTTAAGTTTTGGATTTAAATATGGATTGCCTTTAGATGTAGATTTTATTTTTGATGTTCGATTTTTTCCTAATCCCTTTTATATAAAAGACTTGAGAGAAAAAAGTGGAAGAGATGAAAAAGTAAAAGAGTTTTTGTATAATACTCAAGGAGTTAAGGAATATATAGAAATGATAAAAAACGTTGTTGATTTTGCGCTGAAAAGATATGAAAATGAGGGAAGAATGGAACTCAGTATTGGTATAGGCTGTACTGGAGGCCAACACCGATCAGTTTTCTTTGCTGAAGAGCTTGCAAGTATTTATAGGCAAAGGTATGAAGTTCTTTTGGAACATAGGGATGTGAAGTAA
- a CDS encoding site-2 protease family protein, giving the protein MIVTIEKVIINLLTGFLAVILVVYPRELLKAHLVVLAGDSTPKKLKRTSLNPFVHLDPIGTTAFILFDFGWSRPIPVVPMKNRRIRKVLIFSSLIGSILGVGLFILYGIIAKEVDNKFVYVTFYKACKWSLTYAIFSLFPIPPLDGSKLLGAFLPDEYWDWYIKYEVYGILFLLGMLLIWILPMIMEPFVNFINHITDILIIGKGG; this is encoded by the coding sequence GTGATTGTTACGATTGAAAAAGTAATTATTAATCTTCTTACAGGATTTTTAGCAGTTATACTGGTTGTTTATCCTAGAGAATTGTTAAAAGCACATCTTGTTGTGTTAGCAGGAGATAGTACTCCAAAAAAGTTAAAAAGGACTTCGCTGAATCCGTTCGTACACCTTGATCCTATAGGAACAACAGCTTTTATATTATTTGATTTTGGGTGGTCAAGACCAATACCGGTTGTTCCAATGAAAAATAGAAGAATAAGAAAAGTTTTAATTTTTTCTTCACTGATTGGTTCGATTTTAGGTGTTGGATTATTTATTCTGTATGGTATAATAGCAAAAGAAGTTGATAATAAATTTGTATACGTTACTTTTTATAAAGCATGTAAATGGAGTTTAACTTATGCTATTTTTTCTTTGTTTCCTATTCCTCCATTGGATGGTTCAAAGCTTTTAGGTGCTTTTTTGCCTGATGAATACTGGGATTGGTATATAAAATACGAAGTTTATGGTATATTATTTTTATTGGGTATGTTATTGATATGGATACTTCCTATGATTATGGAACCATTTGTTAATTTCATAAATCATATTACAGACATTTTGATTATAGGAAAAGGGGGATGA
- a CDS encoding polyprenyl synthetase family protein translates to MDFNEFKKMHQKKVEEYIEKVILENKVNPPKQIESLIKRMVEYCLRPGKRIRPLLFLLGATSYAKKELDYEKLYKIAAVIEIMHCFLLIHDDIMDRSTLRRGLPSLHVVFYEEFKEKNNNEKIGEDLALVFGDILFFIAIRQLSKLNLSSKFLEEFSNCYINTGYGQTLDVLYSLGKYKPDEDKISLEIARLKTAYYTFFYPFYLGVLLSNENIDKKKIEDAIIPAGIAFQIRDDIISTFDEKSGKSNVTDILEGKLTALIDFGEYDEKFFEVYSKQEKSSEEIQYILDQILKSGAIKKAKNAMYTLFEESISKIRKLDLNDTSKDILIDLISRLRSD, encoded by the coding sequence ATGGATTTTAATGAATTTAAAAAAATGCATCAAAAAAAAGTGGAAGAGTACATTGAAAAAGTTATTTTGGAAAATAAAGTCAACCCACCAAAACAAATAGAGTCGTTAATTAAGAGGATGGTAGAGTATTGTTTAAGACCAGGCAAAAGAATACGCCCTCTTTTATTTTTATTAGGTGCAACTTCATATGCAAAAAAAGAATTAGATTATGAAAAATTATATAAGATAGCTGCGGTAATAGAAATTATGCATTGTTTTCTTTTAATTCACGATGATATAATGGATCGGTCTACTTTAAGACGGGGACTTCCATCATTGCATGTAGTTTTTTATGAAGAATTTAAAGAAAAAAATAACAATGAAAAAATTGGTGAAGATTTGGCTTTGGTATTTGGTGACATACTATTTTTTATTGCTATCAGACAGCTAAGTAAATTGAATTTATCATCAAAATTTTTAGAGGAGTTTTCAAATTGCTATATAAACACAGGTTATGGTCAAACACTTGATGTTTTATATTCTCTAGGAAAATATAAACCAGATGAAGATAAAATTTCTCTTGAGATTGCTAGATTGAAAACGGCATATTATACATTTTTTTATCCATTTTATCTAGGGGTGTTACTTTCAAATGAGAATATTGATAAGAAAAAGATTGAAGATGCAATTATTCCAGCAGGAATAGCCTTTCAAATTAGAGATGATATTATAAGTACATTCGATGAAAAATCTGGAAAATCTAATGTTACAGATATTTTGGAAGGTAAATTAACTGCATTAATTGATTTTGGAGAGTATGATGAAAAATTTTTTGAAGTTTATTCAAAACAAGAAAAATCTTCCGAAGAAATACAATATATTTTAGATCAGATTTTAAAAAGTGGAGCAATTAAAAAAGCTAAGAATGCTATGTATACTTTGTTTGAAGAATCAATCTCAAAAATAAGAAAGTTAGATTTAAATGATACTTCTAAAGATATTCTAATAGATCTAATATCCAGATTAAGGAGTGATTAG
- the murI gene encoding glutamate racemase: MKIGLFDSGIGGISVLKKLTYINGAHYIYIADTERAPYGIKTPEVLESFIFEFAEFFHKKGVNEIFAACNTTDSIILEKNLDLGIKYNSIIKAAIQAPKSEKVGVIGTNITVSNGIYKKYLEMENKEVYQKSTQLFVSLVEEGIFYGRMVEAIANYYLLPLKKKNIEELILGCTHFPFLKGVISRVLPKVRIIDPAEELSKKLAKNNSKKAFVEFYVTGDPKVFEKKLKRINFRVPYTINKFKTKKVIQIEKPNYSDRVVGRW, encoded by the coding sequence TTGAAGATAGGTCTATTTGATTCGGGGATAGGTGGTATTTCTGTATTAAAGAAGCTCACTTACATTAATGGAGCACATTATATTTATATTGCAGATACCGAAAGAGCTCCTTATGGTATTAAAACTCCAGAAGTTCTGGAGAGCTTTATTTTTGAATTTGCAGAGTTTTTTCACAAAAAAGGAGTTAATGAAATTTTTGCAGCCTGTAATACAACAGATTCAATTATACTAGAGAAAAATTTGGATTTAGGCATTAAATATAATAGCATAATTAAAGCTGCGATTCAGGCACCAAAAAGTGAAAAGGTGGGAGTTATTGGAACAAATATTACAGTTAGTAATGGGATTTATAAAAAATACCTTGAAATGGAAAATAAAGAAGTATATCAAAAATCAACTCAGCTTTTTGTTTCTTTGGTAGAAGAGGGTATTTTTTACGGTAGAATGGTTGAAGCAATAGCAAATTATTATTTGCTTCCATTAAAGAAGAAAAATATTGAAGAGTTGATTTTAGGATGCACTCATTTTCCATTTTTAAAAGGAGTTATATCCAGAGTATTACCGAAGGTTCGAATAATTGACCCAGCTGAAGAGTTGTCAAAAAAACTGGCAAAAAATAACTCTAAAAAAGCATTTGTTGAGTTTTATGTTACTGGTGATCCAAAGGTATTTGAGAAAAAATTAAAAAGGATTAATTTCAGAGTACCGTATACTATAAACAAATTTAAAACAAAAAAGGTGATACAAATTGAAAAACCTAATTATTCTGACAGGGTTGTCGGGCGCTGGTAA
- a CDS encoding B12-binding domain-containing radical SAM protein yields MKILLVNPWIEDFAAYDFWLKPIGLLYIASYLKKLGIEIHFIDLMNRHDKSLQKFTKVPKDKFYGTGKFPFVEIKKPDVLAFVPRKYKRYGAPEQYFYDKLKEVGNVDAIFVTSTLTYWYPGYWDTINFLRGYYGNKVPIFFGGFYVRNLPQHARKTNAIIFPFSDLNRIPKMLEDLTGKSVKRIGIDWFMELSPLYDVYENIGYLVFLTTLGCPFKCSYCVAHKLWDGIKFRDPERVVSDIERYVEKFKVKDVVFFDDAFLVNSNKHAKVILKKLLEKNFSKDIRFHLPNGIHARLIDEELAFLMKELNFKTIKLGYETSGELQLKTGGKVVDKDLVNAARILRNAGFTEEEISAYIMVNIPGQKVEDVINAMKICKSEGISFSINEFTPIVGTEDWLKLVSEGKLSGKEDPVLLNNTVLPFWWKHGMDEQTVQNLKMLAREIKEGDCYD; encoded by the coding sequence ATGAAAATATTGCTTGTTAATCCATGGATAGAAGATTTTGCAGCATATGATTTCTGGTTAAAGCCAATTGGGCTTTTATATATTGCTTCATATTTGAAAAAGTTAGGAATTGAAATACATTTTATAGATTTAATGAATAGGCATGATAAGTCTTTACAAAAATTTACAAAAGTCCCCAAAGATAAGTTTTATGGTACAGGAAAGTTTCCATTTGTAGAGATAAAAAAACCTGATGTTTTGGCATTTGTTCCAAGAAAATACAAACGTTATGGTGCTCCAGAACAGTACTTTTATGATAAACTTAAGGAAGTTGGAAATGTTGATGCTATTTTTGTAACTTCAACATTAACTTACTGGTATCCAGGATATTGGGATACGATTAATTTTTTAAGAGGCTACTACGGTAATAAAGTTCCAATATTTTTTGGAGGATTTTATGTAAGAAATTTACCACAACATGCAAGGAAAACTAATGCAATAATTTTTCCATTTAGTGATTTAAATAGAATTCCAAAGATGTTGGAAGATTTGACTGGTAAAAGTGTTAAAAGGATAGGCATAGATTGGTTTATGGAGCTTTCGCCATTGTATGATGTATATGAAAATATTGGTTATCTAGTATTTTTAACTACTTTGGGATGCCCATTTAAATGTTCGTATTGTGTTGCTCATAAATTATGGGATGGAATAAAGTTTAGAGATCCTGAAAGGGTTGTTAGTGATATTGAAAGGTATGTTGAAAAATTTAAAGTAAAAGATGTAGTATTTTTTGATGACGCATTTTTGGTAAATTCAAATAAACATGCAAAGGTTATATTAAAAAAACTTTTAGAGAAAAATTTTAGTAAGGATATTAGATTTCATCTCCCAAATGGTATACATGCTAGACTCATAGATGAAGAGCTTGCATTTTTAATGAAAGAACTTAATTTTAAAACTATAAAATTAGGATATGAAACATCTGGAGAATTACAATTAAAAACTGGTGGAAAGGTAGTTGATAAGGATTTAGTTAACGCAGCAAGAATTTTAAGAAATGCAGGTTTTACTGAAGAAGAGATCTCTGCTTATATTATGGTAAATATACCGGGACAAAAGGTTGAAGATGTTATAAATGCGATGAAGATATGTAAAAGTGAAGGTATAAGTTTTTCAATTAATGAGTTTACACCAATTGTGGGAACTGAAGATTGGTTAAAACTTGTCAGTGAAGGAAAACTAAGCGGAAAAGAAGATCCAGTGTTATTGAATAATACAGTGTTACCTTTCTGGTGGAAGCATGGTATGGATGAGCAAACAGTACAAAATTTAAAAATGCTTGCTCGTGAGATTAAAGAAGGTGATTGTTACGATTGA
- a CDS encoding metal-dependent hydrolase, with product MPNFNTHVNFGIYFYPFVLLIYKIASQFLNFSMPEDKIIAIGFLIFVLSSDMPDIDHNHSLLHRFVKLLTISAAIYFEFTGEIIISYFNLNVEDVFLRFLFSFLFGILIGILYELIIPRHRGPLHTVWASLIYGGIIGYGTFYITSNLNNALFLGIISVSGYVLHLILDRYFVEKDGKLGIR from the coding sequence TTGCCCAATTTTAATACGCATGTAAATTTTGGAATTTATTTTTACCCCTTTGTCTTGCTTATTTACAAGATAGCTTCTCAATTTTTGAATTTTTCAATGCCCGAAGATAAAATTATTGCTATAGGTTTTTTGATATTTGTTCTTTCTTCCGATATGCCAGATATTGATCACAATCATTCTCTTTTACACAGATTTGTAAAATTACTTACTATTTCAGCGGCAATTTATTTTGAGTTTACTGGAGAAATTATAATTTCTTATTTTAATTTAAATGTTGAAGATGTGTTTTTAAGATTTTTGTTTTCTTTTCTTTTTGGAATATTAATAGGCATTTTGTATGAGCTAATTATACCACGTCATAGAGGCCCTTTACATACAGTATGGGCATCTTTAATATATGGTGGTATTATTGGGTATGGAACATTTTATATCACTTCTAATTTAAATAATGCACTATTTCTTGGTATAATTTCAGTATCTGGGTATGTACTGCATTTAATACTTGATCGTTATTTTGTAGAAAAAGATGGAAAATTAGGAATAAGGTGA
- a CDS encoding HD domain-containing protein, with product MYYKVSRDPIHAEIFMYPLEIIASDTKAMQRLRYLSQLVGSEYVYPCATHTRFAHSLGVMHISGMYASHLFGDDPAKVRILRLAGLLHDIGHGPFSHQFDEVVYKNMGLEDGHDEYREKILLEYMPKAMYKVFERAPEKLKNAVLEDLNMVLGEVDDLEDDFRKVMEKVVETYKGENEGTIEFAVIQGPLGADRMDFVLRDSYFAGTRGFGTGSLDRLVRNSMVVEKDGKKFLAYNIKVIDEIYTTLFGRFMMYKNVYFHKTSRAADLMIQDLLELCYRPLKLKERVENLETFMELTDQRIINEVEICFNQIVEEYNISSFEDTKEKILNFEIDLQPVELDIVMAYEIVERLKNRDFWKTILETPFSVEGIDPSAASQGFAMDILQKIRLRLEKAVEISDESDREELLKILSNFDEIFKVDTPYKLSLVHPDEFLKSNIYIYDSWKEHVLSFDEYVREYPAYKLMTSNLIQIVRFYVTKDVRNLLEKYNIIPKVDTSLTTRW from the coding sequence ATGTATTATAAAGTATCGAGGGATCCTATTCATGCTGAAATTTTTATGTATCCACTTGAAATAATAGCATCAGATACGAAAGCAATGCAAAGGTTGAGATATTTATCACAACTTGTAGGTTCAGAATATGTTTATCCATGTGCAACTCATACACGTTTTGCACATTCTCTTGGAGTAATGCATATTTCTGGAATGTATGCTAGCCATTTGTTTGGAGATGATCCAGCAAAAGTTAGGATTTTAAGACTTGCAGGGCTCTTACATGACATTGGTCATGGACCTTTCAGTCATCAATTTGACGAGGTAGTTTACAAAAATATGGGGTTAGAAGACGGTCATGATGAGTACCGTGAAAAAATTTTGCTTGAGTATATGCCTAAGGCAATGTATAAAGTCTTTGAAAGAGCACCTGAAAAATTAAAGAACGCTGTTTTAGAAGATCTCAATATGGTATTGGGAGAAGTTGACGATTTAGAAGATGACTTTAGAAAAGTCATGGAAAAGGTCGTAGAAACTTATAAAGGTGAAAATGAAGGTACAATAGAATTTGCTGTGATACAAGGACCCCTTGGTGCCGATAGAATGGATTTTGTTTTAAGAGATTCATATTTTGCAGGAACAAGAGGATTCGGAACAGGTTCTTTAGATAGGCTTGTAAGAAATTCCATGGTTGTTGAAAAAGATGGTAAAAAATTTCTGGCATATAATATCAAGGTGATTGATGAGATTTATACTACATTGTTTGGTAGGTTCATGATGTACAAGAATGTTTATTTCCATAAGACGTCACGTGCAGCGGATTTAATGATTCAAGATTTATTGGAGCTTTGTTATAGACCTTTAAAATTAAAAGAGAGAGTGGAAAATCTTGAAACATTTATGGAATTAACAGATCAAAGGATAATTAATGAAGTTGAAATATGCTTTAATCAGATAGTGGAAGAGTATAACATAAGTTCTTTTGAAGATACAAAAGAAAAGATCTTAAATTTTGAGATAGATTTGCAACCAGTAGAGTTAGATATAGTTATGGCTTATGAAATTGTAGAAAGGTTGAAGAATAGAGATTTTTGGAAGACAATCCTTGAAACTCCATTTTCAGTTGAGGGTATAGATCCATCAGCGGCAAGTCAAGGATTTGCAATGGATATTTTACAAAAGATAAGGCTAAGGCTAGAAAAGGCTGTTGAAATATCTGATGAATCAGATAGAGAAGAGTTGTTAAAAATACTTTCAAATTTTGATGAAATATTTAAGGTTGATACACCGTATAAATTATCTCTTGTTCATCCTGATGAATTTTTAAAGAGCAATATTTATATTTATGATTCTTGGAAAGAACACGTACTTTCTTTTGACGAATATGTAAGGGAATATCCTGCTTATAAATTAATGACTAGTAATTTGATTCAAATTGTAAGGTTTTATGTAACAAAAGATGTAAGAAATTTACTTGAGAAATATAATATTATCCCAAAAGTGGATACATCTCTTACTACGAGGTGGTAA
- the hydF gene encoding [FeFe] hydrogenase H-cluster maturation GTPase HydF, protein MIASGGFRKYIAITGRRNVGKSSFMNALIGQDVSIVSNVAGTTTDPVFKSMELSPIGPVTLIDTPGLDDIGELGQKRIEKAKKTLYRADCGILIVDSQPKEYEHQIVEIFKQLEIPYIIVINKIDTINSDEVEETYKKFNVPIVKVSALKKIGFENIGNVIDSVIPKDDEIPYLSDLIDGGDLVVLVVPIDLGAPKGRLIMPQVHAIREGLDKEALVLVVKERELRYALENIGMKPKIVVTDSQSVMKVVSDVPEEIKLTTFSILESRYRGDLNYFVESVKHIENLKDGDKVIIMEGCTHRPLTEDIGRVKIPRWLTNHTGAALEFKVWAGVDMPELNEIEDAKLVIHCGGCVMNRNSMMRRVRMFKRLGIPMTNYGVAISYLHGVLERALSPFKDVEI, encoded by the coding sequence ATGATAGCAAGTGGAGGATTTAGAAAATATATAGCAATTACAGGAAGAAGAAATGTTGGAAAATCATCTTTTATGAACGCACTTATTGGACAAGATGTTTCAATAGTTAGCAACGTAGCAGGGACAACTACCGATCCTGTATTTAAAAGCATGGAACTTTCTCCAATTGGCCCTGTTACTTTAATAGATACTCCTGGACTTGACGATATTGGAGAACTTGGTCAAAAAAGAATTGAAAAAGCAAAAAAAACTTTATATAGAGCAGATTGTGGAATACTAATAGTTGACAGTCAACCAAAAGAATATGAACACCAAATAGTAGAAATTTTCAAACAATTAGAAATCCCATATATTATTGTTATTAATAAAATAGACACAATAAACAGTGATGAAGTTGAAGAAACGTATAAAAAATTTAATGTACCAATAGTTAAAGTTTCCGCCTTAAAAAAGATAGGTTTTGAAAATATTGGAAATGTAATAGATTCTGTAATTCCTAAAGATGATGAAATTCCATATCTTTCTGATTTAATAGATGGGGGAGATCTTGTAGTTTTGGTAGTTCCAATAGATCTGGGAGCACCAAAGGGAAGGTTAATTATGCCACAAGTGCACGCAATAAGAGAAGGTTTGGATAAGGAAGCATTAGTTCTTGTTGTCAAAGAAAGAGAATTAAGATATGCACTTGAAAACATAGGAATGAAGCCAAAGATTGTGGTAACTGATTCTCAAAGTGTAATGAAAGTAGTTTCTGATGTACCTGAAGAAATAAAACTTACAACGTTTTCTATACTTGAATCAAGATACAGAGGTGATCTAAATTATTTTGTAGAAAGTGTAAAGCATATTGAAAACTTAAAAGACGGAGATAAAGTAATAATTATGGAAGGTTGTACCCATAGACCACTTACAGAAGATATTGGAAGAGTTAAGATCCCAAGATGGCTTACAAATCATACCGGCGCAGCACTTGAATTTAAAGTGTGGGCTGGTGTTGATATGCCTGAATTAAATGAAATAGAAGATGCAAAGCTTGTTATACACTGCGGAGGATGTGTAATGAACAGGAATTCAATGATGAGAAGAGTTAGGATGTTTAAAAGGTTAGGTATTCCAATGACAAATTATGGTGTTGCAATTTCATACCTTCACGGTGTTTTAGAAAGGGCTTTAAGTCCATTTAAGGATGTGGAAATATGA
- a CDS encoding HEAT repeat domain-containing protein: MEREELIKRIIEEKGEQAIDDLIKLLEDEDSQVKEIASETLFKLGEASKDPLYREFKKRLHEGNRNDITLLYIIDLLADLGDERIKKDLYNVLSLFDFEEAELIIYEALSKLGDGEKVYKILRYFLLEDADRKKYGAQAAIALSYIEMPEVVKDLVQAIDSGDFSGEDLEIIKKALSNIVTRNSMYYEILKKLVGDKDEDYLGG; the protein is encoded by the coding sequence ATGGAAAGAGAAGAACTTATAAAAAGGATAATAGAGGAAAAAGGAGAACAAGCAATAGATGATTTAATAAAGCTTTTGGAGGATGAAGATTCTCAGGTTAAAGAGATTGCATCAGAAACTTTATTTAAATTGGGAGAAGCTTCAAAAGATCCTTTATACAGGGAATTTAAAAAAAGACTCCATGAAGGTAATAGGAATGATATAACGCTTCTTTATATTATAGATTTACTTGCTGATCTTGGAGATGAAAGGATAAAAAAGGATCTCTATAATGTGTTATCGCTTTTTGATTTTGAAGAAGCAGAATTAATAATTTATGAAGCGCTTTCAAAACTTGGAGATGGTGAAAAAGTTTATAAAATATTGAGATATTTTCTCCTGGAGGATGCTGATAGAAAAAAATATGGCGCGCAAGCTGCAATTGCGCTTTCTTACATAGAAATGCCCGAAGTTGTTAAAGATTTGGTTCAAGCAATAGATAGTGGTGATTTTTCTGGTGAAGATCTAGAGATAATAAAAAAGGCTCTTTCAAATATTGTGACAAGAAACTCTATGTACTATGAAATACTTAAAAAGTTAGTTGGAGATAAAGATGAAGATTACTTGGGAGGATAA
- the udk gene encoding uridine kinase produces the protein MFIIGIGGGTGSGKTTVAQKINEIIGESNSVILPMDNYYKDMSHVPFEERKKYNYDHPDMIEFSLLVDHLKELLDGKSIKLPEYDFAQYTRTGNFTLLDPKPVIIIEGIFALYYEELRKFYDLSIFVDAESDVRFIRRLERDIKERGRTIDSVINQYLNMVKPMHDAYVEPSKKYADLIIPRGGFNEKAINVVVEFIFKKMSQN, from the coding sequence ATGTTTATAATTGGGATTGGAGGAGGAACAGGTTCGGGAAAGACAACTGTAGCTCAGAAGATAAATGAGATTATAGGGGAGTCAAATAGTGTTATTTTGCCAATGGATAACTATTATAAAGATATGAGTCATGTGCCTTTTGAAGAAAGGAAAAAGTATAATTATGACCACCCTGATATGATTGAATTTTCTTTGCTTGTAGATCATTTAAAAGAACTTTTGGATGGAAAAAGCATAAAATTGCCCGAGTATGATTTTGCACAGTATACTAGAACCGGAAATTTTACATTATTAGATCCAAAACCGGTGATAATAATTGAGGGTATATTTGCGTTGTACTACGAAGAATTAAGAAAGTTTTATGATCTTTCCATTTTTGTTGATGCAGAAAGTGATGTAAGGTTTATAAGAAGGCTTGAAAGAGATATAAAGGAGAGGGGAAGAACTATAGATAGTGTAATAAATCAATACTTAAACATGGTAAAACCAATGCATGATGCATACGTTGAACCAAGTAAAAAATATGCAGATTTAATAATTCCACGTGGTGGTTTTAATGAAAAGGCAATTAATGTAGTTGTTGAATTTATATTTAAGAAAATGTCTCAAAATTGA